A single window of Palaemon carinicauda isolate YSFRI2023 unplaced genomic scaffold, ASM3689809v2 scaffold86, whole genome shotgun sequence DNA harbors:
- the LOC137637579 gene encoding mucin-2-like: protein MMGLTSDYPEQTSAVPIPPTLSTSGNPPATAGSGNPTGPSTSGNPPTTVGPGNSPASPTSGNPPTTVGPGNSPASPTSGNPPTTVGPGNSPASPTSGNPPTTVGPGNSPASPTSGNPPTTVGPGNSPASPTSGNPPTTAEPEDTSPSPTSGNPPIPPQSSGPPNTIPAAQTSPIATTIQSPTVNPITTAEPPTITANPTITLEHTTTTANPITNLESSTTTANPTTTRKPSTTTANPTTTSEHTTTTTNPTTTLESSTTTTNPSTTLEPTTTTANPTTTLEPTTTTANPITNVESSTTTANPTTSLEPTTTTANLTTTLEPATTTANRTTILEPISTTANPTTTPQPTNTTANPTTTPEPTTKNTNPTTTHEPTTTTANTTTTLEPSTTTTNPTTTLEPTTTTANLTTTPEPTTTTANLTTTPEPTTTTANLTTTPEPTTTTANHTTTPEPTTTNTSPTTTHEPTTTTANLTTTHEPTTTTANTTTTLEPSTTTTNPTTTLEPTTTTANLTTTPDPTTTTANLTTTHEPTTTANLTTTPEPTTTTTNHTTTPEPTTTTANLTTTHEPTTTTTNPTTTPEPTTTTANLTTTPEPTTTTTNPTTTPEPTTTTANLTTTPEPTTTTANLTTTPEPLTTTSAAPACDYSQFGTSHSMLLPPSSFCIPRYRGVSDADQAIILEMHNLYRVKVTSTTTIDDLEYNSIFNVFLG, encoded by the exons ATGATGGGCCTGACTTCTGATTATCCGGAGCAAACTTCCGCTGTTCCGATTCCACCAACGCTTTCTACGTCTGGCAATCCTCCAGCAACAGCAGGATCTGGAAACCCCACAGGCCCTTCAACGTCTGGCAATCCTCCAACAACAGTAGGACCTGGAAACTCTCCAGCATCACCAACGTCTGGCAATCCTCCAACAACAGTAGGACCCGGAAACTCTCCAGCATCACCAACGTCTGGCAATCCTCCAACAACAGTAGGACCCGGAAACTCTCCAGCATCACCAACGTCTGGCAATCCTCCAACAACAGTAGGACCCGGAAACTCTCCAGCATCACCAACGTCTGGCAATCCTCCAACAACAGTAGGACCTGGAAACTCTCCAGCATCACCAACATCTGGTAATCCTCCAACAACAGCAGAACCTGAAGACACCTCACCATCACCAACGTCTGGCAATCCTCCAATACCTCCTCAATCATCAGGGCCACCGAATACAATACCTGCGGCACAGACCTCACCTATAGCTACGACAATCCAATCTCCAACAGTAAATCCTATAACCACGGCTGAACCTCCAACAATAACTGCAAATCCCACAATCACACTGGAacatacaacaacaactgcaaatcctatAACCAATCTTGAATCTTCAACAACAAcggcaaatcccacaaccacacggAAACcttcaacaacaactgcaaatccaaCAACCACATCAGAAcatacaacaacaaccacaaatcccacaaccacacttgaatcttcaacaacaactacaaatcccTCAACCACActtgaacctacaacaacaactgcaaatcccacaaccacacttgaacctacaacaacaactgcaaatcccataACCAATGTTGAATCTTCAACAACAACGGCAAATCCTACAACCTCActtgaacctacaacaacaactgcaaatctcaCAACCACACTTGAACCTGCAACAACAACTGCGAATCGCACAACCATACTTGAACCTATatcaacaactgcaaatcccacaactaCACCTCAACCTACAAatacaactgcaaatcccacaaccacaccggAACctacaacaaaaaatacaaatcccacaaccacacatgaacctacaacaacaactgctaaTACCACAACCACACTTGAGCcttcaacaacaactacaaatcccacaaccacacttgaacctacaacaacaactgcgaatctcacaaccacaccag aacctacaacaacaactgcaaatctcacaaccacaccagaacctacaacaacaacggCAAATCTCACaaccacaccagaacctacaacaacaactgcaaatcacACAACCACACCGGAacctacaacaacaaatacaagtcCCACAACCACAcatgaacctacaacaacaactgcaaatctcaCAACGACAcatgaacctacaacaacaactgctaaTACCACAACCACACTTGAGCcttcaacaacaactacaaatcccacaaccacacttgaacctacaacaacaactgcgaaTCTCACAACCACACCAGatcctacaacaacaactgcgaaTCTCACAACCACACATGAACCTACAACAACTGCGAATCTCACaaccacaccagaacctacaacaacaactacaaatcaCACAACCACAccggaacctacaacaacaactgcgaatctcacaaccacacatgaacctacaacaacaactacaaatcccacaaccacaccagagcctacaacaacaactgcgaatctcacaaccacaccagaacctacaacaacaactacaaatcccacaaccacaccagaacctacaacaacaactgcgaatctcacaaccacaccagaacctacaacaacaactgcgaaTCTTACTACCACACCCGAGCCTCTAACAACAACATCAGCTGCTCCTGCCTGTGATTATTCTCAGTTTGGAACCTCCCACAGCATGCTTCTACCACCCAGTTCATTTTGCATTCCTCGATATAGAGGAGTCTCAGATGCTGACCAGGCCATCATTCTTGAAATGCACAATTTGTATCGAGTGAAGGtaactagtactactactattgaTGATCTTGAATATAATTCCATTTTCAACGTTTTCctgggatga